Proteins encoded together in one Rhodothermia bacterium window:
- a CDS encoding TraR/DksA family transcriptional regulator, translating to MSEINQSQSDEANEPKKRMTPFNDEELEYFRLLILKKRAEAQEEVDIMRKLIEDQKEKAEDDTAYSYHMADAGTDAMEREKLYLMIARQQKFMGYLERALERIANKTYGICKVTGQPIPKGRLEAVPHTEISIEAKEQQKK from the coding sequence ATGTCCGAAATTAATCAATCCCAAAGTGATGAGGCCAATGAGCCTAAGAAAAGGATGACGCCGTTCAATGACGAGGAGTTGGAATATTTCCGCCTGCTTATCCTGAAAAAGCGTGCAGAAGCGCAAGAGGAGGTGGATATTATGCGGAAATTGATCGAAGACCAAAAAGAAAAGGCCGAGGACGATACCGCGTATAGCTATCACATGGCGGATGCCGGAACCGATGCAATGGAGCGGGAAAAGCTCTACCTGATGATTGCCCGTCAGCAAAAATTTATGGGCTATTTAGAACGTGCGTTAGAACGTATCGCCAATAAAACGTATGGGATCTGTAAAGTGACGGGACAACCCATCCCCAAAGGCCGTTTAGAAGCCGTTCCCCATACCGAAATTTCAATTGAAGCAAAAGAACAACAAAAAAAATAG
- a CDS encoding aldehyde dehydrogenase family protein, translating to MKPNLIAGAWRNATEVQPNINPSDTEDIIDQYAHSGIADVDDAAEAAYLAGKTWRKSTPQQRFDLLDAIGTEILARKAELGDLLSREEGKTLPEGIGEVTRAGQIFKFFAGEALRTSGETLPSIRPNIQVEISREPLGAIGIITPWNFPMAIPAWKIAPALAYGNTVVFKPAELVPGCAWALADIIHRAGIPGGVFNLVMGRGADVGKALVEHPKISGISFTGSIVTGKEVATTCALFQKKVQLEMGGKNPLVVLDDADLGNAVESAINGAFFSTGQRCTASSRLIVTEGIHDRFVDAMVERLSKLKVGDARESGVEMGPVVDEVQLAKDLKYIQQAIREGAKLAFGGDILSKNKPGHFLAPTLFVETTNQMTLNREEVFGPIAGVIRVKDYEEALFVANDTPFGLSSGICTSSLKFAQHFKNHAEAGMVMVNLPTAGVDYHVPFGGTKGSSFGSREQGSYAKEFYTTVKTTYLFAG from the coding sequence ATGAAACCAAATTTAATTGCCGGCGCATGGCGCAATGCCACTGAAGTGCAGCCCAACATTAATCCCTCCGATACAGAAGATATAATTGACCAATATGCTCATAGTGGCATAGCAGATGTTGATGATGCGGCAGAGGCTGCTTATTTGGCCGGAAAAACGTGGCGTAAAAGTACACCGCAACAACGTTTTGATCTATTAGACGCTATAGGAACCGAGATATTGGCCCGAAAAGCGGAATTAGGAGACTTGCTCTCACGAGAGGAAGGCAAAACCTTGCCAGAGGGTATTGGGGAGGTCACCCGTGCCGGACAAATCTTTAAGTTCTTCGCCGGAGAAGCCCTGCGAACTTCGGGCGAAACCTTGCCATCCATCCGGCCAAACATCCAAGTAGAAATCAGCCGAGAACCGCTTGGGGCTATAGGCATTATCACTCCTTGGAACTTCCCCATGGCCATTCCTGCTTGGAAAATTGCGCCCGCGCTTGCATACGGCAATACGGTTGTGTTCAAACCCGCCGAATTGGTTCCGGGGTGTGCTTGGGCATTGGCGGACATCATCCATCGCGCTGGAATTCCGGGCGGCGTCTTTAATTTGGTCATGGGGCGTGGTGCAGACGTCGGAAAAGCCTTGGTGGAGCATCCAAAGATTTCCGGCATTAGTTTTACCGGAAGCATTGTAACCGGAAAAGAAGTGGCCACCACTTGCGCACTATTCCAAAAGAAGGTGCAATTAGAGATGGGCGGTAAAAATCCTTTAGTTGTTTTGGATGATGCCGATTTGGGCAATGCCGTCGAAAGTGCCATTAATGGCGCTTTTTTTTCCACAGGTCAACGCTGTACCGCTTCCAGCCGTTTGATTGTAACAGAAGGCATCCATGACCGCTTTGTGGATGCGATGGTAGAGCGTCTCTCGAAGTTAAAAGTGGGAGATGCTCGCGAATCTGGTGTGGAAATGGGACCTGTGGTGGATGAGGTACAGTTGGCAAAAGACCTGAAATACATCCAACAGGCGATCCGAGAAGGGGCTAAACTTGCTTTTGGTGGGGATATTCTGTCCAAAAACAAGCCTGGACATTTTTTGGCGCCTACGTTATTTGTAGAAACCACCAATCAAATGACCCTCAATCGTGAAGAAGTATTTGGGCCTATCGCTGGCGTTATCCGTGTAAAAGACTACGAAGAAGCCCTTTTTGTAGCAAACGATACACCTTTTGGCCTTTCATCAGGCATTTGTACAAGTTCCTTAAAGTTTGCTCAACACTTCAAAAACCATGCAGAAGCTGGTATGGTAATGGTGAACCTTCCAACGGCCGGCGTGGACTATCACGTTCCTTTTGGCGGAACCAAAGGCTCCAGTTTTGGATCACGTGAGCAAGGGAGTTATGCCAAAGAGTTTTATACGACCGTCAAAACCACTTATCTCTTCGCCGGATAA
- a CDS encoding transposase: MPLDQASALSRKLEFHYTPKHGSWLNMAEIEFSALSRQCLDHRIGQKEILEQEVLAWQCNRNDLAIKIGWSFTTDKAREKTKK; this comes from the coding sequence TTGCCCCTTGACCAAGCGAGTGCATTGAGCCGCAAACTTGAATTTCATTACACCCCTAAACACGGATCGTGGTTAAATATGGCAGAGATAGAATTTTCTGCACTTTCCCGTCAATGTTTAGACCATAGAATAGGTCAGAAAGAGATTTTAGAACAAGAAGTATTGGCATGGCAATGCAATCGCAACGATTTGGCTATAAAGATTGGTTGGTCATTTACCACAGACAAGGCAAGAGAAAAAACTAAAAAATAG
- a CDS encoding HAMP domain-containing histidine kinase yields MPSVPVLPFRSRLFRALLPTFLGTMLFIFILTAGSIVATFHFSDRRVLEDELSEISGAVMFQNKIVPPRYHWSEPHHTHIHPRLNPQFVQLFDPNGKLLFASENINELKGYPSSLKQQDGFFTDNHSGHGMLFLSKSIADNNGNVLGYIQIGQFEIDRSPLYGLGVLVLALVVVVAMLLWWFLLQNLALRVTKPLEFISDAAQKISLHTREYRIPPITDADIETLRLAEALNNLLVRLQKNFDEMKAFTAHAAHELQTPITALLGSVEVALRRERTPEAYQETLHNLHAELKSMRDVVRSLLELARLEHVANSSNTEIVDFSRLVLETALDHQPKFSQKNLILNIGIQPDVKLTGNREQLKRLIENILDNAQKYTQTGGAELVLKDDPPTLTVQDTGLGIRQDDLAKVGTRFFRAKEMTAHGISGSGLGMALVKEITQKHHAQLLITSQPNAGTKVIVRFKRA; encoded by the coding sequence ATGCCTTCAGTGCCTGTTCTGCCCTTTCGGTCTCGTCTTTTTCGTGCTTTGTTACCCACGTTTTTGGGAACCATGCTGTTCATCTTTATCCTAACAGCCGGCAGCATTGTTGCCACTTTCCACTTTTCCGACCGCAGGGTTTTGGAAGATGAACTGTCCGAGATTTCGGGGGCAGTGATGTTTCAAAATAAGATTGTACCCCCCCGTTACCATTGGTCTGAGCCACACCATACCCACATCCACCCAAGACTCAATCCACAATTCGTACAATTATTTGATCCAAACGGGAAATTGCTTTTTGCCTCCGAAAACATCAATGAACTCAAGGGGTACCCATCTTCATTGAAACAGCAAGACGGCTTTTTTACGGACAATCATTCTGGACACGGCATGTTATTTTTGTCAAAAAGTATAGCCGATAACAATGGAAATGTGCTGGGCTACATCCAGATTGGACAATTCGAGATAGACCGAAGTCCATTATATGGCTTAGGAGTGCTGGTATTGGCCCTTGTGGTTGTGGTGGCCATGCTCCTATGGTGGTTTCTGCTACAAAACCTCGCGCTTCGCGTCACTAAACCACTCGAATTTATCTCGGATGCCGCCCAGAAAATCTCTTTGCATACACGCGAATACCGAATTCCTCCCATTACTGATGCCGACATAGAGACGCTTCGATTGGCCGAAGCCCTTAACAATTTACTTGTGAGACTCCAAAAAAACTTCGACGAGATGAAGGCTTTTACGGCCCATGCCGCCCACGAACTACAAACCCCAATTACGGCACTTCTTGGATCGGTGGAGGTGGCGCTTCGGAGAGAACGGACACCAGAAGCCTATCAAGAGACCTTACATAATCTCCATGCCGAATTAAAATCCATGCGCGATGTTGTGAGAAGTTTGTTGGAATTGGCCCGATTAGAACATGTTGCTAATTCGTCCAACACCGAAATTGTGGATTTTTCTCGACTTGTGCTGGAAACTGCTTTAGATCATCAACCAAAATTTAGTCAGAAAAACCTAATATTGAACATAGGCATTCAACCAGATGTTAAATTGACAGGAAACAGAGAGCAGTTAAAACGACTCATTGAGAACATCTTAGACAATGCACAGAAATATACCCAAACGGGAGGCGCAGAACTTGTTCTTAAAGATGATCCACCCACCCTTACTGTTCAAGATACGGGCTTGGGCATACGGCAGGATGACCTCGCAAAAGTAGGAACACGCTTTTTCCGGGCTAAGGAAATGACAGCTCATGGCATATCCGGTAGCGGACTGGGCATGGCACTCGTAAAGGAAATTACGCAAAAGCACCATGCCCAACTTCTCATCACTTCTCAACCTAATGCTGGAACAAAGGTCATCGTTCGGTTCAAGAGGGCTTGA
- a CDS encoding isoleucine--tRNA ligase, whose amino-acid sequence MKKRFPEAKQVDFPAFEQKMLAWWKAERIFERSIEERPEDQPFTFYEGPPTANGKPGIHHVLARTIKDTFCRYHSLKGKRVNRKAGWDTHGLPVEIEVEKRLGIEGRHKVEAFGLEAYNKACKESVLEYTGLWHQLTERMGYWVDMDNPYITYETSYIESVWWLLKQIYQKGLLYKGYKIQWYSPGSNTVLSSHEVSLGYKEVQDPAVFVRFPLDSDENTAFLAWTTTPWTLISNTALAVHENIDYVKIRLKNEAGESELLILAKNRLSVIKDEYEIVSEHKGAEFVGQTYTPPFDYFVQQVGKAQAWRVIHADFITDSDGTGVAHEAPAFGADDYNAVVVKGKMPLFNPIKPDGTFEDNITLVAGMHFKEADKVIARNLRERGLLFRLETYLHNYPHDWRKGTPLMQYPMESWFIRTSSIKDRMVALNKTINWQPETIGTGRFGQWLENNVDWALSRSRYWGTPLPIWVAENDPEYVEVIGSVAELREKCGDAMPSRFEDVDLHRPYVDQYTWDAPAHIGGKMRRVTDLIDVWFDSGAMPFAQWHYPFENKEIFEANFPADFIAEGVDQTRGWFYSLHAIAALVMDSVAFRNVVSNGLLLDEKGEKMSKSKGNIVEPFNALATHGADPVRWYMMSNSQPWEDLKFSFPALEITKRKFFLTLANTYSFFETYANVDGFVYEEERVPIAERAELDRWILSRLNSTIQEVDEAYAAYHPTRAARAVEQLVDELSNWYIRRSRRRFWKSEQDGDKLAAFQTVYECLEAISIMMSPIAPFYGDWLFKALNDSTNRKSADSAHLANFPVVEPLAFDRDLEHRMGLARTISSVVLSLRNQIQINVRQPLGKMRVVLNRHVDEASVELVKSVILDEVNVKELDFITSSSDVVMKSVKPNFRVLGKKVGGKMKVVQAQISKMQADEIETFEQEGTFALVLPDGHVVNLIPEDVDVLSEGVAGWLVGSEGMVTVALDTNISKELRAEGLSRELVNRIQNLRKSANLEVTDRVHVSLLASPDFMAAIQPFTQWIQGETLAETFGDREGDHAIREIFEIGGEQIGVALSKI is encoded by the coding sequence ATGAAAAAGAGATTTCCAGAAGCGAAACAAGTTGATTTCCCTGCTTTTGAGCAGAAAATGCTGGCATGGTGGAAAGCGGAACGTATTTTTGAGCGCAGTATTGAAGAACGGCCAGAAGACCAGCCTTTTACGTTCTATGAAGGCCCACCAACCGCAAATGGGAAACCGGGGATTCATCACGTTCTGGCCAGAACCATTAAAGACACCTTCTGCCGGTATCATTCCCTAAAAGGTAAAAGGGTAAATCGCAAGGCCGGATGGGATACGCATGGCTTGCCCGTAGAAATAGAAGTAGAAAAACGTCTCGGTATCGAAGGGCGGCATAAAGTGGAAGCCTTCGGTCTGGAAGCTTATAATAAAGCGTGTAAAGAAAGCGTATTGGAATATACAGGGCTATGGCACCAGCTTACGGAAAGAATGGGATATTGGGTGGATATGGATAATCCATACATTACCTACGAAACCTCATACATCGAATCGGTGTGGTGGCTGCTGAAACAAATCTACCAGAAGGGTTTATTGTACAAAGGCTATAAAATCCAGTGGTATAGTCCGGGTTCTAATACAGTACTCAGCTCTCATGAAGTGAGTTTAGGGTATAAAGAAGTCCAAGATCCGGCGGTTTTTGTCCGCTTTCCATTAGATAGTGACGAAAATACTGCCTTTTTGGCCTGGACAACTACGCCTTGGACGCTTATTTCGAACACGGCTTTGGCGGTTCACGAAAACATTGATTACGTCAAAATCCGTCTGAAAAATGAAGCCGGAGAATCGGAACTTTTGATTCTTGCAAAAAATCGTCTATCGGTGATAAAGGATGAATACGAAATTGTATCCGAACATAAAGGTGCTGAATTTGTTGGACAGACTTATACACCGCCATTCGATTATTTTGTGCAACAAGTGGGGAAAGCACAAGCGTGGCGTGTGATCCATGCGGACTTTATCACGGACTCCGACGGTACTGGGGTAGCGCATGAAGCGCCGGCCTTTGGTGCGGATGACTATAATGCCGTGGTGGTAAAGGGAAAAATGCCGCTGTTTAATCCGATTAAGCCAGATGGAACTTTTGAAGACAACATCACTTTAGTCGCCGGAATGCACTTCAAAGAGGCAGATAAAGTGATTGCCCGTAATTTGCGGGAACGTGGTCTCTTGTTTCGCTTGGAAACTTACCTGCACAATTACCCGCACGACTGGCGCAAAGGCACACCACTTATGCAATACCCAATGGAATCTTGGTTCATCCGAACCTCGTCCATTAAAGATCGTATGGTTGCTTTAAACAAAACCATAAATTGGCAGCCGGAGACCATTGGCACGGGGCGTTTTGGACAATGGTTGGAAAACAATGTGGACTGGGCTTTGTCGCGAAGCCGTTATTGGGGTACGCCGCTGCCCATTTGGGTGGCTGAAAATGATCCAGAATATGTAGAAGTAATTGGCTCGGTTGCGGAATTGCGTGAAAAATGTGGCGATGCGATGCCCTCAAGGTTTGAAGATGTGGATTTACACCGCCCTTATGTGGATCAATATACGTGGGATGCCCCTGCGCATATTGGTGGAAAAATGAGACGTGTTACAGATTTGATAGACGTTTGGTTTGATTCTGGCGCGATGCCATTTGCACAATGGCACTATCCTTTCGAGAATAAAGAAATTTTTGAAGCGAACTTTCCTGCCGATTTTATCGCCGAAGGCGTTGACCAGACGAGGGGTTGGTTTTATTCGCTACATGCCATTGCTGCTTTGGTGATGGACAGCGTGGCTTTTCGTAATGTGGTCTCAAACGGCTTGTTATTGGACGAAAAAGGCGAGAAAATGTCTAAGTCCAAAGGAAATATCGTTGAGCCGTTTAACGCTCTGGCTACACATGGGGCGGATCCGGTACGCTGGTATATGATGTCCAATTCGCAACCTTGGGAAGATTTGAAATTTTCGTTCCCCGCATTGGAGATTACAAAACGTAAATTTTTCCTGACCTTGGCCAATACGTACTCGTTTTTTGAAACCTACGCCAATGTGGATGGCTTCGTGTACGAAGAGGAGCGGGTTCCTATTGCAGAACGGGCTGAATTAGACCGTTGGATATTGAGCAGGCTCAACTCAACCATTCAAGAAGTGGACGAAGCCTATGCCGCTTATCATCCAACACGAGCAGCAAGGGCTGTAGAACAGTTGGTAGATGAGCTATCGAATTGGTATATCCGCCGGAGTCGCCGTCGTTTCTGGAAGAGTGAGCAAGATGGTGATAAATTGGCGGCTTTCCAAACGGTTTATGAATGTCTCGAAGCCATCTCGATCATGATGTCGCCCATTGCTCCCTTCTACGGAGATTGGTTATTTAAGGCTCTGAACGATTCAACAAACAGAAAAAGCGCCGATTCCGCCCATCTTGCCAATTTCCCCGTTGTGGAACCTTTGGCGTTTGATCGGGATTTAGAGCATCGGATGGGGCTTGCCAGAACCATCTCATCTGTTGTATTGTCGCTTCGCAATCAAATTCAAATAAATGTTCGTCAGCCTTTAGGCAAAATGCGTGTGGTGCTGAACCGCCACGTAGATGAGGCTTCGGTCGAGCTGGTGAAATCCGTTATTCTCGATGAGGTCAATGTAAAAGAGTTGGATTTTATCACCTCGTCGAGTGATGTGGTGATGAAGTCCGTAAAACCAAATTTCCGGGTTTTGGGCAAGAAAGTGGGCGGTAAGATGAAGGTTGTTCAAGCGCAAATCTCGAAAATGCAAGCTGACGAGATCGAAACATTTGAACAAGAAGGTACGTTTGCTTTGGTGCTTCCCGATGGACATGTTGTAAATCTTATACCGGAAGATGTTGATGTATTGAGTGAAGGCGTTGCTGGATGGCTTGTGGGTTCTGAAGGCATGGTAACCGTGGCACTTGACACCAATATCTCAAAAGAACTACGTGCGGAAGGCTTAAGCCGAGAGTTGGTAAACCGGATTCAGAATTTGCGTAAATCCGCGAACCTTGAAGTGACTGATCGGGTTCATGTGTCCTTGCTCGCATCGCCCGATTTTATGGCCGCAATACAACCGTTTACCCAATGGATTCAGGGCGAAACACTTGCCGAAACCTTCGGTGATCGGGAAGGGGATCATGCTATCCGCGAAATATTTGAAATTGGCGGTGAGCAGATAGGGGTTGCGCTCTCGAAAATTTAA
- a CDS encoding NAD(+)/NADH kinase yields the protein MTYGLTGNTNKELLWDPVMQAILWFERSQVPYRLYEPLAKGLVERGRLAPSVAEQVATAALHETDLVLSFGGDGTIINTARLIAPHGTPVLGVNIGRLGFLADLEISNIEAALEKIQLGQYKVVPRMALELLLPNDNTPRWALNEFVVNKGANASLINITAHINGTHLCHYWADGLIISTPTGSTAYSLSAGGPILVPGSACFALTPLAPHTLTMRPLVVPNTSVVELSVPEKDCPFFLAVDGQVEHLEVTSNRLILHEAKHTFNLVLLEGHDYFSTLRGKLGWGVHVRA from the coding sequence ATGACCTACGGCCTAACCGGAAATACCAATAAAGAACTGCTGTGGGATCCTGTGATGCAAGCCATTTTATGGTTCGAGCGATCACAAGTCCCCTATCGTTTGTATGAACCATTGGCCAAAGGGTTGGTGGAACGAGGACGGCTTGCGCCTTCAGTTGCCGAACAGGTGGCCACAGCTGCCCTGCACGAGACCGATTTGGTGTTGTCTTTCGGCGGTGATGGAACCATTATCAATACTGCTCGCTTGATCGCTCCTCATGGTACGCCAGTGTTGGGGGTAAATATTGGTAGATTAGGCTTTCTTGCAGACCTTGAAATCTCGAATATTGAGGCTGCTTTGGAAAAGATACAGCTTGGGCAATATAAGGTCGTCCCGCGTATGGCCTTGGAGCTTTTGTTGCCCAATGATAACACGCCAAGATGGGCTTTAAATGAGTTTGTGGTTAACAAAGGCGCTAATGCCTCCCTCATCAACATTACCGCACATATTAATGGTACACATTTGTGCCATTATTGGGCAGATGGCCTTATCATCTCCACGCCCACTGGCTCAACAGCCTATTCCCTTTCAGCCGGAGGCCCTATCCTTGTCCCCGGAAGTGCCTGCTTTGCACTAACCCCACTTGCACCCCATACACTCACCATGCGCCCTTTGGTGGTTCCTAATACTTCGGTCGTGGAGTTGAGCGTGCCCGAAAAAGATTGTCCGTTTTTTCTTGCCGTAGATGGCCAAGTGGAGCATTTAGAAGTGACGTCTAACCGACTCATCCTCCACGAAGCCAAACATACCTTTAACTTAGTGCTTTTAGAAGGTCATGATTATTTCTCTACCCTGCGTGGAAAATTGGGCTGGGGCGTGCATGTACGTGCATAA
- the lspA gene encoding signal peptidase II: MRVLWVTLIIIVTDQLTKVLIKGSEMFGIKGMQLGDSVPVLGQWFRLTFTENPGMAFGIEVDSKLFLTLFALVATVLIFIYILRMKKGHWGYRLSLAAILGGAVGNLIDRTFYGVWYGYGTLFHGNVVDFIHFDVWRGIVPDWIPLIGGQWMALLPIWNVADMAIVVGVTAILIFQGRFHRYEVARQLAEKSPNADPEPDTIAGKDHIAPMIETIEKTKDISKPDAAA, encoded by the coding sequence ATGCGAGTACTCTGGGTAACTCTTATCATCATTGTTACTGACCAATTGACCAAGGTGTTGATCAAAGGTTCGGAGATGTTTGGGATAAAAGGGATGCAATTGGGAGATTCTGTTCCGGTTTTGGGACAGTGGTTTAGACTGACGTTTACGGAGAATCCAGGAATGGCGTTTGGCATTGAGGTGGACTCTAAGTTGTTTTTGACCCTTTTTGCGTTGGTCGCTACGGTTCTCATATTTATCTATATCCTGCGGATGAAAAAAGGACATTGGGGATACCGCCTGAGCTTGGCGGCCATTCTTGGCGGAGCCGTCGGGAACCTCATTGACCGAACATTCTACGGTGTTTGGTATGGCTATGGGACGCTATTTCATGGGAATGTAGTGGACTTTATCCATTTTGATGTTTGGCGTGGGATTGTCCCCGACTGGATTCCGCTTATAGGGGGGCAGTGGATGGCGCTACTACCCATTTGGAACGTTGCAGATATGGCCATTGTCGTTGGAGTAACGGCCATTCTGATCTTTCAAGGACGCTTTCATCGGTATGAAGTCGCGCGTCAATTGGCAGAAAAGTCCCCAAATGCTGATCCAGAACCGGATACGATTGCCGGGAAAGACCACATTGCACCGATGATCGAAACCATCGAAAAAACGAAGGATATTTCAAAGCCGGATGCTGCTGCGTAA
- a CDS encoding transposase produces MESESGKAIYAHRSVDVESCFGNIKWNANFKRFLLRGLSKVKVEMGLLCLAQNIKKWAVIRSFSLWNFVDRPLTLQMAFRRQM; encoded by the coding sequence TTGGAAAGTGAATCGGGTAAAGCGATCTATGCTCATCGAAGTGTAGATGTGGAATCATGTTTTGGTAATATCAAATGGAACGCCAATTTCAAGCGGTTTTTACTTCGGGGTTTGTCAAAGGTAAAAGTAGAGATGGGTTTACTCTGTTTGGCTCAAAATATCAAGAAATGGGCCGTGATTCGCTCTTTTTCACTTTGGAACTTTGTTGATAGGCCATTAACCCTCCAAATGGCTTTTAGGAGGCAGATGTAG
- a CDS encoding heme-binding domain-containing protein gives MKKKLNWVLVAVLGLFILMQLIPIDRTNPSVTMDMPAPKPVKDILRRSCYDCHSNETKWPWYSYLAPVKFMIRHHVDEGRSKVNFSTWDQPQGEEKAEIPEEIMEVINKGEMPTWDYLLMHPEAKLNAQDVKTLKDWADSFGGEGEGGEKSPADTTTFGEQKRNTHLNHEASEKEDHEKK, from the coding sequence ATGAAAAAGAAATTGAATTGGGTTTTAGTGGCAGTTTTGGGGCTTTTTATCCTCATGCAATTAATTCCCATTGACCGAACCAATCCAAGTGTAACCATGGACATGCCTGCACCCAAGCCTGTAAAGGACATTTTGAGAAGGTCTTGCTACGACTGCCACTCCAACGAGACCAAATGGCCTTGGTATAGCTACCTTGCCCCCGTCAAGTTTATGATTCGGCATCATGTGGATGAAGGGCGCAGCAAGGTGAACTTTTCCACGTGGGATCAGCCACAAGGCGAGGAAAAAGCGGAGATTCCTGAAGAGATAATGGAGGTCATCAATAAAGGGGAGATGCCCACTTGGGATTATCTTTTGATGCACCCGGAAGCAAAACTAAATGCGCAAGATGTAAAAACCTTAAAAGATTGGGCAGATAGCTTTGGAGGAGAAGGCGAGGGAGGCGAAAAGTCGCCTGCCGATACCACTACATTTGGCGAGCAGAAAAGAAACACACACTTAAACCATGAAGCGTCAGAAAAAGAAGATCACGAGAAGAAATGA
- a CDS encoding transposase, with protein sequence MGLCSTRKVKSTTGFESLVSVYQAQNCTGCPLRGSCFKGKGNRKISVNHRLNVLRIRQENCWKVNRVKRSMLIEV encoded by the coding sequence ATGGGTTTATGCTCGACAAGGAAGGTAAAGAGTACAACAGGATTTGAGTCATTGGTCAGTGTGTACCAAGCGCAAAACTGTACAGGTTGTCCGCTTCGAGGTTCGTGCTTTAAAGGGAAAGGGAATCGCAAGATAAGCGTAAATCACCGTTTGAACGTATTAAGGATAAGGCAAGAGAATTGTTGGAAAGTGAATCGGGTAAAGCGATCTATGCTCATCGAAGTGTAG